One Peromyscus leucopus breed LL Stock chromosome 14, UCI_PerLeu_2.1, whole genome shotgun sequence genomic window carries:
- the LOC114706052 gene encoding LOW QUALITY PROTEIN: interferon alpha-inducible protein 27-like protein 2A (The sequence of the model RefSeq protein was modified relative to this genomic sequence to represent the inferred CDS: inserted 2 bases in 1 codon) has protein sequence MLGTVIGATIGGVVAVTAAPLALGAMGFTGTGIAAASIAAKMMSAAAIANGGGVAAGSLVATLQSVGVVGLSTSTNIILGTVGAAVGAMXAHETTPLPAEPKAFKEYPGDSVPQDEPPNLPLKPLKDEK, from the exons TTGTGGCTGTGACGGCTGCGCCCTTAGCCCTGGGTGCCATGGGCTTCACTGGCACAGGAATAGCAGCAGCATCCATAGCAGCCAAGATGATGTCAGCAGCAGCAATTGCCAATGGGGGTGGAGTTGCAGCAGGAAGCCTGGTAGCCACACTACAGTCAGTGG GGGTTGTTGGACTTTCTACATCAACCAACATCATCCTGGGCACAGTTGGGGCAGCTGTCGGAGCTAT AGCACATGAGACTACACCTCTACCAGCTGAACCCAAAGCCTTTAAGGAATATCCAGGAGACAGTGTACCCCAAGATGAGCCTCCAAACCTCCCATTGAAGCCActgaaagatgaaaaataa
- the LOC114706055 gene encoding interferon alpha-inducible protein 27, mitochondrial-like produces MALFGTGTLVASLVSGITASAAMGKAGGAVSGTVLAASQGLNLLAQTALGSGASVLGSALGVLKVGTILSGCPASVLAVCPTGAKAAVAVLGGAMTVAAVPPVLSAVGFTGTGIAASSLAAKMMSLSAIANGGGVAAGSLVATLQSVGATGLSMSSKFLVGSAGSALVRCVMRI; encoded by the exons ATGGCATTGTTTGGAACAGGCACACTGGTGGCTTCCCTGGTCTCAGGGATAACAGCTTCAGCAGCCATGGGCAAAGCTGGAGGGGCAGTCTCTGGCACCGTTCTAGCTGCCTCACAGG GGCTCAACCTGCTAGCCCAGACTGCCCTGGGCTCAGGAGCATCTGTGCTTGGATCTGCGTTGGGAGTACTGAAGGTTGGCACCATTCTATCGGGGTGCCCTGCCTCTGTCTTGGCTGTTTGCCCCACTGGAG ccAAGGCTGCTGTGGCTGTGCTTGGGGGAG CCATGACTGTAGCTGCCGTGCCCCCCGTGCTGAGTGCCGTGGGCTTCACTGGGACAGGAATCGCTGCCTCCTCTCTAGCAGCTAAGATGATGTCCTTGTCAGCTATTGCTAATGGAGGTGGAGTTGCCGCTGGCAGCCTGGTGGCCACTCTGCAGTCAGTGG gagCCACAGGACTCTCCATGTCATCAAAATTCCTCGTGGGCTCTGCAGGATCTGCTCTGGTGAGGTGTGTGATGCGCATCTGA
- the LOC114706032 gene encoding interferon alpha-inducible protein 27-like protein 2A isoform X1, which produces MEAVAAAIGGAPLPTVVAVTAAPLALGAMGFTGTGIAAASIAAKMMSAAAIANGGGVAAGSLVATLQSVGVVGLSTSTNIILGTVGAAVGAMST; this is translated from the exons ATGG AAGCTGTCGCTGCCGCCATAGGAGGAG CTCCTCTCCCCACAGTTGTGGCTGTGACTGCTGCGCCCTTAGCCCTGGGTGCCATGGGCTTCACTGGCACAGGAATAGCAGCAGCATCCATAGCAGCCAAGATGATGTCAGCAGCAGCAATTGCCAATGGCGGAGGAGTTGCAGCAGGAAGCCTGGTAGCCACACTACAGTCAGTGG GGGTTGTTGGACTTTCTACATCAACCAACATCATCCTGGGCACAGTTGGGGCAGCTGTCGGAGCTATGAGCACATGA
- the LOC114706033 gene encoding interferon alpha-inducible protein 27-like protein 2B translates to MALFGTGTLVASLVSGITASAAMGKAGGAVSGTILAASQGLNLLAQTALGSGASVLGSALGVLKVGTILSGCPASVLAVCPTGAMTVAAVPPVLSAVGFTGTGIAASSLAAKMMSLSAIANGGGVAAGSLVATLQSVGKCQGKRTRMRADIVQLPTCCFSFCWVLAGEVEEMGEYP, encoded by the exons ATGGCATTGTTTGGAACAGGCACACTGGTGGCTTCCCTGGTCTCAGGGATAACAGCTTCAGCAGCCATGGGCAAAGCTGGAGGGGCAGTCTCTGGCACCATTCTAGCTGCCTCACAGG GGCTCAACCTGCTAGCCCAGACTGCCCTGGGCTCAGGAGCATCTGTGCTTGGATCTGCGTTGGGAGTACTGAAGGTTGGCACCATTCTATCAGGGTGCCCTGCCTCTGTCTTGGCTGTTTGCCCCACTGGAG CCATGACTGTAGCTGCCGTGCCCCCCGTGCTGAGTGCCGTGGGCTTCACTGGGACAGGAATCGCTGCCTCCTCTCTAGCAGCTAAGATGATGTCCTTGTCAGCTATTGCTAATGGAGGTGGAGTTGCCGCTGGCAGCCTGGTGGCCACTCTGCAGTCAGTGGGTAAGTGTCAGGGCAAGAGGACTAGAATGAGAGCAGACATAGTCCAGCTTCCCACTTGCTGCTTTAGCTTCTGCTGGGTTTTagcaggggaggtggaggagatgggggagtaTCCATGA
- the LOC114706032 gene encoding interferon alpha-inducible protein 27-like protein 2A isoform X2 translates to MEAVAAAIGGVVAVTAAPLALGAMGFTGTGIAAASIAAKMMSAAAIANGGGVAAGSLVATLQSVGVVGLSTSTNIILGTVGAAVGAMST, encoded by the exons ATGG AAGCTGTCGCTGCCGCCATAGGAGGAG TTGTGGCTGTGACTGCTGCGCCCTTAGCCCTGGGTGCCATGGGCTTCACTGGCACAGGAATAGCAGCAGCATCCATAGCAGCCAAGATGATGTCAGCAGCAGCAATTGCCAATGGCGGAGGAGTTGCAGCAGGAAGCCTGGTAGCCACACTACAGTCAGTGG GGGTTGTTGGACTTTCTACATCAACCAACATCATCCTGGGCACAGTTGGGGCAGCTGTCGGAGCTATGAGCACATGA